The nucleotide sequence CATACCTTAAATTTCTCCCATTTGGTCCATTATTTTTCCACATTCTCCCTGTGCTATTTTACTTCATTCCTTACTTCAAGAAGTCTGGGCTTGTCTCATCTTTAGCCAGATAAAAGTTGCATAACTCATTACCCAGTCCAGATATGCTACCTTTTGCAACACTTTCTAGCAAAAATGAATTGTAGCAGGTATTTCCAATTGTGTGAGGTGGTAAGTTACTGGAAatctgccttttcttctcccttatGAAATCCTTCCATAAGCATTTCCATTACTCCCCTCCACTCTTCCATTCCAGTTCTTCCTCCCTCTTTCCTAAAGTAATGTATCTAGTTAACAGATCTGATTCTGATTCTTCACATGTGAAAACAAGCAGTTCAGAAATAAAAGGGGACACCAGAGACAGGATGATAACAGAATTCAGAAATACCTCCAGTGGACCAATATTAATGAACATCACCGTAGAGGAgctggagggtggcagggagggagcagtgcacgctctgtgtttctgcagtGCATCACCCTGACTGCAGGCAGGTGCAGTCCAGGGCTCTATCAGCTTCCAACTGACTACTGAAGTTTGTAAAAATTCTATCTGCAGGGGAGCATTTGCTCAGAAAATAAATGGTCAGCCCTCCAGAACGGATGTATTTTACTGCATTTAAGGCAAAGAGCATCAGACGGGGTCCTTGCTCGGGAGGGCGGCTGCAGAGCCGACATCCCACGGGAGCACATCCACAGGCACACCCGGGGGAGCATGAGGCAGGAgccctcagagctgccctgagcagcagatGTACCATATGCTGTAACAGATGCCACATACAGCATCCTTGGGATGCCTCCCATATAACAGGAGCGCTTAACAGTGACTGCCCGGGATGAAAAGAGATGTGGAGAAGGATTTAAAAGTGAATCAGCTGAATAATGAcggcaagagaaggaaaaaagcaagagGAACAAAAGACAGGCAGTGAAATACGATGATCAGCCTGGCAGAGCCATCTGGCAGCCCCCCCACGCTCTGCGCTCAGCTCTGCTTTATTTGTCAGTGAGGagtgggagatgctgcagggGGAAAATGGAGTGAGTGGGAGCTGAGTGACACGGGACAAAACAAAGCCACggctctgctctgcagacacTCCTTGCTGCATATCAGGAGTGCCGTGGGTGAGGGAAGACCTGAATCCAAGTGGTCTTGTGTCACTTGCCCTCTTCCAGAGAAGGATACAAAGGGCTCGCTGGTcagcattaataaaaaaagaaaatacagggaaaattttaaatttccagTGCAGTCACCTGACAGAAGGGATCATCCACCTTCCCTGAAGCGGGTTTGACTCTGGTATTGCAGCAAATTGTAGTTAGTGCCTTCCCTCAGCTCCAGCACTTGTGTATTGCCAGCCATATGGGCTGCCCACCTGGCCCAGAGCTTCAGCCTCTCTGCAGGGACCCACACTGATGACACTCCTGCATCTCAGTGTCCTCTGCAGTGTGCTTTGAATAGTACAGCCTTATAGAGGAACTCGGCACTGTTCTTAAAACAAGGAGGAAGGGAGTCTCTGTTCACTTCTTGTGCTAAGCCTTTATCTTTACGGGAAACCTATGGAAGGTCGTCCTCTCTAGGTCCAGAAAGGAGAAGGTTCAAACAAGACGATGAAGAACTACTCTGCAGAGTacttctgaaatgcttttttgcAAATGTTGAACAAATACCCAGTGGTGCAGCTGCCTCTTGCCTGCCTGGAAATATATCAAGGAGGGATCTGTAAACATGTCTTGGGTGTGGATCAGGGAAAGCTGTACAGCACAGTACATATATGTAAGAAGGGGCCAAAAGAGAGGTGATACTTCCCCTGGATCAAGAAGTcacagagatgaagaaaaatgcaacagATGGGCTGAGTGAGTTTGAAACAGCAAACAGCAGATCGTATCCTAAAACGTTTTCATTAATAATCGCTAAGAATTTCAAAGCAAAAGCTCACTGAGAGTAATTAATGCCACAGGAAAGCTGTTTCTCAGTCACACGCTTTTCCTTGCCTGTAAACATACACTGACATCTCTCTTTCTAAAGAGATTATGGTGTGAAGTGTAGGAGTGCAGCAATTATGAAACAATGAAAGAGAGACTGTCGTTTCTGCCCACCTAATGCATCCCTGTTCAGACAAGTCAGCCCTGAAGCAGCACAGAGGTCAGAGTTCAGAGTTATGGTGAGACACAAAGAGCTCCCACTGCTGTGGAGACATACTGTTTCATCCCAACACTGAaatgagcagcaggaaggataAAAAGGGAGTGGGAATGTGAGGAGTCACAGATTAGCCTCGGGAAGTCTTAAAATAACAGTGAAGTACGTCTTCCTCCTAGGCTGCAAGTTGTGTTTTGACTTCCTGTCCTCCAGAAGTTACTATCTTTTCACCTTATATCTGTTGAGAAAAGTGATGCCTGAAAGGAAATTAGGAGACAGTCTCTAGCATTAAGAGCATTTTGTCTTCAAAGCAAGTCCTTTTCCTCATAAGGATCAATGTACCATATTTTCATATGCATGGTGGGAAGCCATCATGAGTTGCAAAAGACTGCAAAGAACAACACCTAAAATGAGCAATTATCATCCCTCACAAAATAGATGGAGCTTTTCTCTCAACAGCCTGCTAGGCTGAGGGGTGGGAAGGTGCTACTTCAGGGAAGTTAAAATCCCTCCATTTAAGTCATGTAAAGATAGATTGCATAAAACACTTAAGACTGAACTGGAAGAAACCATCCTGCCCTTGTGCCAAAGGTACGGATTTGTCAAGCAAATCTGGCACTCTGAGACATTTACAGATCCCAGTAACTCCAGCTGCCAGTATGTCCTTCCCCTCTAACCCATTCATTATGAGCTCACTAGTCCTTCATTTCTCCAGCTGTCCTTCAGAGGAGTGATTTCTTCCACATATACCTCGACTGCCTGTGAAAACACACCCCACTCCTTTCTCAGTGTGTACTCCTACACAAACTATGCTGGCCAGCTTTCTCAGTGGactgttttcctctttccacTGTTTGATTCTAATGGAAGATTTTTGACCCTTTCATATGTGCCTTTCACTACCCTGCAGCTGTCTTTCCTCTGAACCCTCAGCCAAAGCATTGCATCACCTTATACAGGGAGGTGCAGGATACACAGCGTGTTTGGTTAGAGCACCAGGATGGGATGTACCACCACAGAAGTGGGCAAAACCAGCCCCATGAATGCACAAATGActcagctcttcagcagctaGAACAAGAGGTTTCCATTTTGAGCATGGGATGGAGACAGACTTCACCTATCTCACCGAAAAAGCCCAGGAGCACCCTgagtttttttgctgttgccATAGTGACCTCTCCTAAAAGACTGTCTCCTTAGAGAGAGAAGCTCAGCTAACATGGCATTAAGCAGTGAGTCTTGTTTCTCACTAGTCATAAATGAATCCTCATAAGCTTCACAGAGGCCTAAATGCTCCCGGGAATGTCTTTCTTAGCACTAATTTAAGCTTTGCTTATAATTTGGAGATTGCAATAAAATTTTGTAATCATAAAATCACGGTTTCCCATGTTCTTACTAGGAgctatttacttttaaataattaGCAGAGAGAAGAGTTGTTTTATTAGATCTGTGCATTTCTATCAGAATGATGGGGTTTTGGATAACACATGAGCTTGGAAAGGTTCTGTTATGCCCTTGGGGTAATATAAATCCCTCAGAGGAAACAAGGAAGCACTGGAAGAACATGGTAATGAGGTAAggcaaacagaaacaaaagataATTACATTAGAGAATATGCCTAGACAAAATGCACATCAAAGCAAAGTAAAATGAAGGCTGTAAACTGACTTCCAGTGTATTATTTTTACCTTCCCATAAATCCACTGTCTGGAAAATATCTGTTGTTCTTACTCCGTAGATTTCAGCAGCTTTTAAGAACTGAGAAATTTGTTCCATCTGCTTGAAAGCCATTTTTGATTCAGAGATCTTTGCAATAGGCTCATTTCCCTTTGGATGCAAACTGTTTATTAACTTGCATAACAGCTGAGAGataaagacagaaacaaaattagaaAGCAGGCACCAAACTAGAAGGCAATTTCTGCGCATGAAATGATGCTGCATAATGCTTTTGACCTGGCCAGTTTCTGTCAGGGACGTAATTTcttcaattaaaaacaaaaaagtgaatTGATAATAATCGAAGTATATTAGAAAAGCATTAAAGCTTTCATTAACTGAGGCAAAAGCCTAACTATGCAAATCCTAATCTGCTAGAAACAACAAAGCCATCACTGGTAGGGGTTATGTAACAACTGACAGAGAAGAAACCTCATGCCCAAGCCAAAAAATAAGCAATGTCAATTGAAATGTTGTTAAAGTCACTTTGGCAGAGATTCAATGATTAGCATAGTCTTACAGCCACTGCAAACAGCAGCATCTGCTTGCTGTTCAATAAACCAATGGAATTCAATGTTTTAGCTATAGAATTATTCCCAAGAAAACAGTTATGACACAATCCTCTCCTTCAAATTTGCTATATCTCTTCACCTTTCCTTGTCAAAACTGATTATTTCTTTAAGATAAAAGTATACttatcattttaaaaaagatcTCATTTAactgcatgggaaaaaaatgctgaaggaaTGAGTCATGCTTATATATAAAACATGCATGACTCATAAGAATCATAAATATTGTACTGATCTCAGTGCACTAGTAGAATAGTTTATCTTCTGAGATTAAGACTCTTGGTCAAAAGGAAATAACTCTGATACTAAGACATATATTTCTGCACTGACCATGAGCTCTCTGACCAATTTATCTAAATGAAGACAGAACACAGGGACACTGTGCATAATAAAACCACGGAAGTGTGCAATTGGACAAAACACTTACCGTTCCATCCATCAACCAGGTCTGAAAATGTTGCCTTCCAGGAGGAGGGTGCTCTATCTGTTCTCCACACTGCACAATAATCCAGTTCACCAGCCTAGACTCTAATTCTGGGTCGTATTTCTGTTCAATCTTTTCCTGTACTTCTCGGCTTAAGCCATAGCTTGGTCCTCTGTTAGCCATCTCTGGAAACAAGGGAGAACTTAGTGGGCAGAGTCCCAGACTGGACCTCTGAAGTatgcacagaaaaattaaaggatAAAAGAGTGAGCAGCCTGCCCTAAATGTTAAATGGTTGAACAGATGTTCATCAACACTGAAAGTAACTGTATGGCACCAGGTTATAGCTCCACAGAACTGGGAAAGGATCAGTGAGGGAATATCCTTTTCCAAAAGCACAAATCAGCTACaacatctttttttaaaaggaaggaaaaaacagcagtCCCCCATGCCCAACcacaaaaacagaagaaaagcaagattTAAAAGACAGTAGGTTTTAAAGAGAGACTCCTGCTATGTTTACAGAGAATACAATAGGGTTGTCAGATCAACATTACAGCTGCCTGCAAATCCAAAAGCACTTTAAAATTGCCTACCTAATACTTGCTAATAAGAAGAAGGTTGTGCATGGGAGCTTAAGCAATCCGATTAAAGATGCAGTCAGTGTCTTCCTCAGCAGAGATGCAAGGATGGATATCCAGAGCTCAGCACACTGAAAAGTGAAGATGAATTTAAGAGACGAAGGCTGCCACaatgccctgctgctgctgcagcatcgTGGTTTGAAGAACAGTGTATTGATTTGATTTTCCTCACATATGAGGAGGGTCAGAGCAGGGGCGTTGCTAAGAGCCATTAAAGAGACCTGCCTCCTCAGTCACAGCCCGGGGATCCTGTTTGTCTCGCCCATCTGTGGTCTGTTTTCATGCATCTTTCTTCAGCCTTGCGCTGTTCACCCCACCGGCTCAGATTTACTCCACCTAGTCTGCATCAACCCAAACTGCACCGAGCACCCCGGTGACAGATAGGCAGAAACACAAATAGAGGCACTCTTTTAAATGAATGTGACAGAAATTACCACATATCCAGTTTACTTTTAATCATAAGCCAGaaacaaacctttttttctccctgttctgCATCTTAATAACAGGCTGAGAGTGAGACAAAtaatttctcctcttccctgtTCAAATGCTGACAAAAAGATTGAACGAGGGGCCAACAGGATGAAAAgtgaaggaagagaagggaggTGGTAGAATATTACTATCACCCTCTCATCAGTATATATTAGGCTAAAAAATAGCAGAATGGTattctgaaaaacagagcaCTGACACCAAGGGAAAATCACTGAAAACTAGCAAACCTAGTATAAAGCAGAAGGATTTTACTTTCCGCTGCTAGGAGTCAGCTAACCTCCAGTGATAGGAAGGGAGCTATGCCCACAGTTGTTTAAATTTTGATTGCACCACTCATTCAATGtggaaggggagagaagagtTGAGACTTTTTTTGTGGTCTGATTTAATCCtatattaaataaaactacTTAGCTTCTTTCTGAGTTATACAAAACTTCATCAAATATCTTTTATTCATGCTGCATTATCCACCCTGGTACAAAATAGCTTCCTTTTGGCAAATGATCAATGTCAGCTTAATATGCAAGAAGATTGATAAACCTGAGACCGACAGACAATCAGTTCGACCAACAAAAGTCCTTCTGCTGCAttcagaaaggtaaaaaaaaaaaaaagggagggaaagcaATACAGTTCCTTGCATATCTGTTTCATAAGGGGCTCTTCACCCACTGCTTTCTCATTTTAAGATTCTGAATCCTCAGACTTGTACCGCTTGTGATGCTGCTGGGCTTGAACAGAGttaagagatgaaaaatttAATAGATGACCTAATTCACTGTTGTCCTCCACAGGCATTTCATTTAGTGCTTTCTCTTCTCTGCACTGGTAGTTTTAAACCCCTGTGAAGCACTCGATTGCATAACTCAGAGCATGCTACGTGACAGGGCCACCACTTGAGCACTTCCATCTCAGTGAGCACGGGGCTGAAGGCACAGCGGATGCGCAGGAACCAAGGCTGCAAGCCCAGCCTGGAGATCAGAGAAGGaacaggctgcagctgcaaCAGGGAGAGGCAGAGTATGAATTTGACATCCTTTCCCTTCAAGCAGCTGTTGCGGGCTGGGCTTCACACTGTTTGGCCAGTCCCACAACCAATAAGCTTTATTTTACACTCTCAGACCTTTTTGTGTTCTTCTGTTAGAATGAAGCTACCTAGGGCTTCTGgtcacaccagggggctcaGTGCTCACTGGCAACAAGATTGCACTGAAATCACCTTCCCTGGCATCAGCCTCTGACTCTGCTCCCTAACTTGGGGGCAGGGATGAGTAATTTAACTCTCCTAAGCTGCAGAACGCAGATTTCCCCCTTCACAGATGTTGGCTATGCAACCTGCTCTCAAGGGACCATGCCACACTGGGAAAGCTAAAAAGCTTGTCCATCAATATCAATTTTTAATAAGGCTCTGAAAAACTGGGAAACTGCAGAGGATTGGAAAAATGCCAGCTCCCCACCAATATTTTCTAAAGTACCACTAAACAAATCATAAGCCTGCTTTCTGTGTCATCAGTCCTGGGGAAAAcaatggaataatttttttaagtgataaTGCTGATACAATTTACTAAATGCTCTGTAATATATTAGAGTTGGCTACTCCATGACATGTTGATTTGGGAACTAAACCAATTCTGAAACAACATGACACATTAGAGAGATTAAAGCTGGCTAACTAGTAGATCCTGTAATATGACTGTAACTGAAAAATCATTAATGATGGTGTATATTTTGTTCAGTTTGGACAAGAATATGTTCCCAGGCCTGAAGTATTTAATGGTATTAGTaagtcacaaaaaaaccccaggctCCTAAGAAGATCCTTGCTCATGTGAGTAAgcaaaaaagataaagaaaccTCCTTGAAAGCAGACAAAAAGTGTCTTATTGCAGCCAAAGTCCAGCCATCATTGAAAAAGTACTTTTAAGAATGCAGCCCTCTGTCCTATGACAAAACAGATGTAAAAAAAGTGCAGAGGACAAT is from Cinclus cinclus chromosome 2, bCinCin1.1, whole genome shotgun sequence and encodes:
- the TAGLN3 gene encoding transgelin-3 yields the protein MANRGPSYGLSREVQEKIEQKYDPELESRLVNWIIVQCGEQIEHPPPGRQHFQTWLMDGTLLCKLINSLHPKGNEPIAKISESKMAFKQMEQISQFLKAAEIYGVRTTDIFQTVDLWEGKDMAAVQRTLMALGSLAVTKDDGCYKGDPSWFHRKAQQNRRGFSEEQLRQGQNVIGLQMGSNKGASQSGMTGYGMPRQII